One segment of Anatilimnocola aggregata DNA contains the following:
- a CDS encoding DUF1552 domain-containing protein — protein MNNMNRDSWQLNRRQLLRGAGVSLALPLLNCMAGTSLGAPETTAKSKPKRSVFLYIPNGVNTLTWQIEKAGKDFEFTKPLQSLERHRADVTPISGLHHPKVLGKHHNCDKVWLTGANVPSDGGAFRNSVSADQLMAEVQGTSTRFASLELAIEGHSLAWSRDGIQIPAERDTRTIFNMLFGVEKESKSAISRRLSRRNSILDAVAEDAQRVNRKLGAEDRTKLDEYLTAVRQVEVRTQRAESWLNIPKPKIDAADEARLTRKLNMSQVTEYYRLFYDLMVLALRTDSTRVITCMICSESNGGAIPDIGISQARHGLSHHNGDPEQLRRLTETDTFLVEQLSYFLDQLKAHTEEGQPLLDTTQVLWGSGMAYGHSHGNANLPTILAGGRALGHKHGQHVDFNLPKIGKYNVADANGHYRVCSRPVDGDARLSNLLLTMLQRVDVETEQFQDSLGAISAIVK, from the coding sequence ATGAACAATATGAATCGCGACAGCTGGCAACTGAACCGCCGTCAACTGCTGCGGGGCGCGGGTGTGTCTCTCGCCCTGCCACTGCTCAATTGCATGGCAGGCACCAGCCTGGGTGCGCCCGAGACGACTGCCAAGAGCAAACCGAAGCGGAGTGTCTTTCTTTACATTCCGAACGGCGTAAATACGCTGACGTGGCAAATCGAGAAAGCGGGCAAGGACTTCGAGTTCACCAAACCGCTGCAGTCGCTCGAGCGACACCGGGCCGATGTCACGCCAATCAGCGGGCTGCATCATCCCAAGGTGCTTGGCAAACATCACAACTGCGACAAAGTGTGGCTCACCGGTGCGAACGTGCCCAGCGATGGCGGCGCTTTCCGCAATAGCGTTTCGGCCGATCAGCTAATGGCCGAGGTGCAAGGGACGTCGACACGTTTTGCGTCGTTGGAATTGGCCATTGAGGGGCACTCGCTGGCCTGGTCACGCGATGGAATCCAGATTCCGGCCGAGCGCGATACGCGCACGATCTTCAACATGCTGTTTGGCGTGGAGAAGGAAAGCAAAAGCGCGATCAGTCGCCGCCTGAGTCGCCGGAACAGCATCCTCGACGCGGTGGCCGAAGACGCCCAACGAGTGAATCGCAAACTGGGCGCCGAAGATCGCACCAAGTTGGATGAGTATCTCACCGCCGTGCGCCAGGTCGAAGTGCGCACGCAGCGAGCTGAATCGTGGCTGAACATTCCCAAGCCCAAGATCGACGCTGCGGATGAAGCCCGCCTGACGCGCAAGTTGAACATGAGCCAGGTCACGGAATACTACCGCCTGTTTTACGACTTGATGGTCCTGGCCTTGCGCACCGACTCGACGCGCGTCATTACCTGCATGATTTGCAGCGAGTCGAATGGTGGAGCGATTCCCGATATCGGCATTTCGCAGGCTCGCCACGGCTTGTCGCATCACAATGGTGATCCTGAACAGTTGCGTCGCCTGACCGAGACGGATACTTTCCTCGTCGAGCAACTCAGCTACTTCCTCGATCAACTCAAGGCCCACACGGAAGAGGGTCAGCCGCTGCTCGATACAACCCAGGTTCTTTGGGGGAGCGGAATGGCCTATGGCCACAGCCACGGCAATGCCAACCTGCCGACGATTCTGGCGGGTGGGCGTGCGCTCGGTCACAAGCACGGTCAGCACGTCGATTTCAATTTGCCCAAGATCGGCAAGTACAACGTCGCCGATGCCAACGGCCATTACCGTGTCTGCTCGCGCCCCGTCGATGGCGATGCCCGTTTAAGTAATCTGCTCCTGACGATGCTGCAGCGGGTGGACGTCGAGACAGAACAGTTTCAAGACAGCCTCGGTGCTATTTCCGCCATCGTCAAGTAA
- a CDS encoding DUF1592 domain-containing protein, with protein MGEVRRWRPVVFAVATVWFSLVPAALFAAPNFEADLQPYLQSHCLRCHGPEKQEADFRIDKLSKNVGQESTPQWAEVMERISSGEMPPPDAKNLPTAKESAAIVEWLAARIKEGEGARLAKRSRVSYNRLTRDEYVNTVRDLIGVHFDATDPGGFPEDAEWHGFERIGAVMTLSPANVEKYLAAAEVVLAEAYPAKKPVFFETTKRAVPESHINEDHRERLRELGLLDKVRFEMWAGDIFRGAGMNLPEAGIYELSFTLSGLKPENGRAPRLFVYEKQLDRVLFEQDILAPEDQPITVTFRAHLPKGHASIDVINNIPGLSNNFRSGRHGNKPFVSTKEGRIPWQMKLTDEQGRARYPFLILDSVSFRGPFITDEEQQRRAEYWPSEEGNLEQVRSGLEKLARRAFRRPVTDEELSSYLEIVKAEIAAGEKFSDAVKAGMLAILCSKSFLFVAEGDESVSRNTLSDWEIACRLSYLFWSTMPDDELFTLAEQGKLRDKSELARQVQRMLASPKAERFSESFASQWLHLRKVGMFPPDKKLYPDYDKSLEQSMVGETTAFFREVLDRGLTLREFLHSDWTMVNSRLARFYGLPEVSSFEFQRVSLPADSHRGGLLTQASILSLTSDGTRHRPVHRGKWVSEAVFGKSPPPPPANVDPIAPNPIDSPKATLRMKLEAHIHDANCASCHSKIDPLGLAFENFDAIGRWRTHEVVEGTGDNPVVNAAGKMADGRTYQTPEEFKQLLLADIDSFNAAFIEKLATYGLRRSMSFEDREALAAIAQASRTKDYRLRDLVEAFVLSNLFQTR; from the coding sequence ATGGGTGAGGTGCGCCGCTGGCGGCCAGTAGTGTTTGCCGTCGCGACGGTTTGGTTCAGTTTGGTCCCTGCTGCGCTGTTTGCTGCACCAAATTTCGAGGCAGACCTTCAGCCCTACTTGCAGTCTCATTGTTTGCGGTGTCACGGTCCCGAAAAACAGGAAGCTGATTTTCGCATCGACAAATTGTCGAAAAATGTGGGGCAGGAGAGTACGCCGCAGTGGGCCGAGGTGATGGAGCGCATCAGTTCGGGCGAAATGCCGCCGCCTGACGCGAAGAACCTGCCGACTGCGAAGGAGAGTGCCGCCATTGTCGAATGGTTGGCTGCCCGAATCAAAGAAGGTGAAGGTGCTCGCTTAGCCAAGCGGAGCCGCGTTTCCTACAACCGGCTAACGCGCGACGAATATGTGAATACGGTTCGCGATCTCATCGGAGTACACTTCGACGCGACCGATCCCGGGGGCTTTCCGGAAGATGCGGAGTGGCATGGCTTCGAGCGCATTGGCGCTGTGATGACCTTGTCGCCAGCGAACGTCGAAAAGTATCTCGCGGCTGCGGAAGTCGTGCTGGCCGAAGCCTATCCAGCGAAGAAGCCAGTTTTCTTCGAAACAACGAAGCGGGCAGTTCCGGAAAGCCACATCAACGAAGATCATCGCGAGCGGCTGCGCGAGTTGGGTTTGCTCGATAAGGTCCGCTTCGAAATGTGGGCAGGCGATATCTTCCGCGGCGCTGGCATGAATCTGCCCGAGGCCGGCATCTATGAACTTAGCTTCACGTTGAGTGGCCTGAAGCCGGAGAACGGTCGTGCCCCACGACTGTTTGTCTATGAGAAGCAGCTTGACCGCGTCTTGTTCGAACAGGACATTCTCGCCCCCGAGGATCAGCCGATCACCGTGACGTTTCGCGCGCACCTGCCCAAGGGGCACGCGAGCATCGATGTGATTAACAACATTCCTGGTCTGTCGAACAACTTTCGCTCCGGTCGCCACGGTAACAAGCCCTTCGTCAGTACCAAGGAAGGGCGCATTCCCTGGCAGATGAAACTGACCGACGAACAAGGGCGCGCTCGTTATCCATTTCTCATTTTGGATTCCGTTTCCTTCCGGGGCCCGTTTATCACGGACGAAGAACAGCAGCGGCGGGCCGAGTACTGGCCAAGCGAAGAAGGCAATCTGGAACAGGTTCGCAGTGGACTCGAGAAACTGGCCCGGCGAGCATTTCGGCGGCCGGTCACCGATGAGGAACTGAGTAGTTACCTCGAAATCGTGAAGGCAGAAATTGCCGCGGGGGAAAAGTTTTCGGACGCAGTGAAAGCGGGCATGCTCGCGATTCTGTGCTCCAAGAGCTTCCTTTTTGTGGCAGAGGGTGATGAAAGCGTCAGTCGCAACACGCTCAGCGACTGGGAAATCGCCTGCCGGTTATCGTACCTCTTCTGGAGCACGATGCCCGATGATGAGCTCTTCACGCTCGCCGAACAAGGCAAGCTGCGAGACAAGAGCGAGCTTGCCAGGCAAGTGCAGCGGATGCTGGCCAGTCCCAAGGCCGAGCGGTTCAGCGAATCGTTCGCTTCGCAGTGGCTTCACCTGCGCAAAGTGGGAATGTTTCCACCGGATAAAAAGCTTTATCCCGACTACGATAAGTCGCTCGAGCAAAGCATGGTTGGCGAGACGACGGCGTTCTTTCGCGAAGTGCTCGATCGGGGACTGACACTGCGCGAGTTTCTCCATTCCGACTGGACCATGGTGAACTCCCGGCTGGCACGGTTCTATGGTTTGCCAGAGGTCTCCAGTTTCGAGTTTCAGCGAGTCTCGCTGCCAGCCGATAGTCATCGCGGCGGACTCCTCACCCAGGCCTCGATCCTATCGCTCACGTCGGATGGCACGCGGCATCGTCCGGTGCATCGCGGCAAGTGGGTTTCCGAGGCCGTCTTTGGCAAGTCACCTCCACCGCCGCCGGCCAATGTCGATCCAATCGCACCCAACCCGATCGATTCTCCCAAAGCCACGTTGCGCATGAAGCTGGAAGCGCACATCCACGATGCCAATTGTGCCTCGTGCCACAGCAAGATCGATCCACTGGGATTGGCCTTCGAAAACTTCGATGCGATCGGTCGTTGGCGGACTCACGAGGTCGTTGAAGGAACCGGCGACAATCCGGTCGTGAATGCCGCCGGCAAAATGGCCGATGGCCGCACCTATCAAACGCCCGAAGAATTCAAACAGCTGCTATTGGCAGACATCGATTCTTTCAATGCTGCGTTCATCGAGAAATTAGCCACCTACGGCCTCCGTCGCAGCATGTCATTCGAAGATCGAGAGGCTTTAGCTGCAATTGCCCAAGCCAGCCGCACGAAGGACTACCGCCTCCGCGATCTGGTCGAAGCATTCGTCCTTTCCAACCTGTTTCAAACAAGATAA
- a CDS encoding CRTAC1 family protein codes for MFSLNRVIVSRGMALVALAMLAGVQARFAIGEEPKSKYPFVFSDAGQATGLLPDVGGIRGHAAAWGDVNADGWPELFVGTFHNAGSKASQLFRNEKGKFRLDAQEHVRTSGIGSGALFVDLNNSGRLDLYVSHCAHGKEGLLTVPSLLFRNEGDGKFTDISKESGACPSGYAGRGLAALDYDGDGLLDLVLCEQYYSPNVKTGPALFRNLGNYRFENVSETAGLPLGLGGLGVAAADLNLDGWPDIFLTHGGGEHRLLLNDGKGKFHEAPGSREVFRWNTGTPDDTPAGVAIADVNRDTLPDLVIGNHFKSPWTKPAPVRLYLNRGIENGTPKFEDVSEAAGLKPLEMKAPHVEIQDFDNDGWADIYVSIVKFQAGRPCPIILKNLGTTREHMPQFSNDAWAVNDFPTDEDRAIKRSGTLFEKILKEKKIIYMAAAPSADFDRDGRLDLFLANWWLESPSLLLRNETPDGHWLDVTVEGKDGVNRMGIGARVNVYATGKSGVPSALLGSREIAIGYGYCSGQEAVAHFGLGQNESVDLEVILPHGKGTIVRKDVKANQRLAVKP; via the coding sequence ATGTTTTCCTTGAATCGAGTGATTGTTTCTCGCGGTATGGCACTTGTAGCGCTCGCGATGCTGGCTGGTGTTCAGGCTAGATTCGCAATTGGGGAAGAACCCAAGTCGAAATATCCGTTCGTCTTTAGCGACGCTGGTCAGGCGACGGGACTGTTGCCGGATGTTGGCGGTATTCGTGGGCATGCAGCCGCCTGGGGTGATGTAAACGCTGATGGCTGGCCCGAATTATTTGTCGGCACTTTTCATAATGCCGGTTCCAAGGCGAGCCAGTTGTTCCGCAACGAGAAGGGGAAGTTCCGACTCGACGCGCAAGAGCACGTACGAACATCAGGCATCGGCAGCGGGGCTTTGTTTGTCGATCTGAACAATAGCGGTCGGCTGGACTTGTACGTGTCGCATTGTGCGCACGGCAAAGAAGGACTGCTGACCGTGCCGAGCTTACTGTTTCGCAACGAAGGTGATGGCAAGTTCACCGACATTTCGAAGGAGAGCGGCGCATGTCCGAGTGGTTACGCGGGCCGCGGACTGGCAGCACTCGACTATGATGGCGACGGGTTGCTGGATCTTGTCCTGTGCGAGCAATACTACTCGCCCAATGTGAAAACCGGCCCCGCCCTCTTTCGCAACCTGGGCAACTACCGATTCGAAAATGTTTCGGAAACTGCCGGTCTGCCGCTGGGCCTCGGCGGTTTGGGTGTCGCGGCGGCCGATCTGAATCTCGACGGTTGGCCCGACATCTTCTTGACGCATGGCGGCGGTGAGCATCGCCTGCTACTCAACGATGGCAAAGGCAAGTTCCACGAAGCTCCCGGTTCTCGCGAGGTATTTCGCTGGAACACTGGCACACCCGACGACACACCGGCAGGTGTGGCGATTGCCGACGTGAACCGCGACACGCTTCCCGATCTTGTCATCGGCAATCACTTCAAAAGCCCATGGACCAAGCCTGCCCCGGTGCGACTTTATCTCAATCGCGGAATTGAAAACGGTACGCCCAAGTTTGAAGACGTCTCAGAGGCTGCCGGATTGAAACCACTGGAAATGAAAGCTCCGCATGTCGAGATTCAGGATTTCGACAACGATGGCTGGGCCGACATCTATGTCAGCATTGTGAAGTTCCAGGCAGGGCGGCCCTGTCCGATCATTCTGAAGAATTTGGGGACCACGCGCGAGCATATGCCGCAGTTCAGTAATGACGCCTGGGCAGTCAACGACTTTCCTACCGACGAGGACCGAGCAATCAAGCGCTCCGGCACCCTGTTCGAGAAAATCCTGAAGGAAAAGAAGATTATCTATATGGCTGCCGCACCGTCGGCCGATTTTGATCGCGACGGCCGACTCGATTTGTTCCTGGCGAACTGGTGGCTTGAGTCTCCTTCGCTGCTGCTACGCAACGAAACACCGGACGGCCATTGGCTCGACGTGACCGTCGAGGGGAAGGATGGAGTCAATCGGATGGGCATCGGCGCGCGGGTAAATGTTTACGCTACGGGCAAATCTGGCGTTCCCTCTGCCCTGCTGGGCTCGCGCGAAATTGCCATTGGTTACGGTTATTGTTCTGGCCAGGAAGCAGTAGCCCACTTCGGGTTGGGACAAAACGAATCCGTCGATCTCGAAGTAATCCTGCCGCACGGCAAAGGAACGATCGTGCGAAAAGACGTCAAGGCGAATCAACGACTCGCCGTAAAGCCCTAA
- a CDS encoding SHD1 domain-containing protein, whose protein sequence is MSLIRTCTVIGLLCLAPAAAQAARTWTDSTGHFTLEADLVSMSEDKVVLQRADHELVSLPIKLLSTKDQEFLKSNEALELRKQKLDGPQTWTLQDGTKLVARAVSYTSRPLSIQRRRGHIFVNDRRFDNLPEFYQRLVPQIVAKLESLEASDRRAFEAWVLLQRGQERTFTLKGIAFETENGDEYAVPFFLLSPQDQEVLGAGFDDWLSSVRLDKQEELEDKAFMLQSLAAARNHDQKVMREIALLNLKLQAVNVGLTSLWEVTLYPSAAIGGPPVWTVVPGRDSNQASANALQQWPGYFLGPVRRLTR, encoded by the coding sequence ATGTCACTGATTCGTACCTGCACCGTCATTGGCTTACTTTGCCTGGCCCCGGCTGCAGCCCAAGCGGCTCGGACCTGGACCGATTCGACTGGCCATTTCACGCTCGAAGCCGACCTGGTGAGCATGAGCGAAGACAAGGTTGTCTTGCAGCGTGCGGATCACGAGTTGGTCTCGCTGCCGATCAAGTTGTTGTCGACCAAGGATCAAGAATTTCTCAAATCGAACGAGGCACTCGAACTGCGGAAGCAGAAGCTCGATGGTCCGCAGACCTGGACGCTGCAAGACGGCACCAAACTGGTGGCCCGCGCGGTGAGCTACACGAGTCGCCCGCTGTCGATTCAGCGCCGCCGGGGACACATCTTCGTGAACGATCGGCGGTTCGATAATCTGCCCGAGTTCTATCAAAGGCTGGTGCCCCAGATTGTCGCAAAGCTTGAATCGCTCGAAGCCTCAGACCGCCGCGCGTTCGAAGCCTGGGTGCTGCTTCAACGGGGGCAAGAGCGGACATTCACGCTCAAGGGAATCGCCTTTGAAACCGAAAACGGCGATGAGTACGCCGTGCCGTTTTTCCTACTCTCGCCGCAAGACCAGGAAGTGTTAGGGGCCGGGTTCGACGATTGGCTAAGCAGTGTTCGCCTCGATAAACAGGAAGAACTCGAAGATAAGGCATTCATGCTGCAATCGCTGGCCGCGGCCCGGAATCACGACCAGAAAGTGATGCGCGAGATCGCGCTCTTGAACCTCAAATTGCAAGCCGTCAACGTGGGGCTCACGTCGCTGTGGGAAGTCACGCTCTACCCGAGTGCCGCCATTGGTGGACCGCCAGTTTGGACCGTGGTTCCAGGGCGCGACAGCAATCAGGCTTCGGCAAATGCGCTGCAGCAATGGCCCGGCTATTTTCTCGGCCCGGTGCGCCGGTTGACGCGATAG
- a CDS encoding glycoside hydrolase family protein, whose translation MKTAHFVLSVLACACLLPIAAAAEPEVVSVIKIWDKGNHNAFTDLIRWRDQWYCTFREAEGHVGGDGQLRVLVSADGTTWESAALICEKGIDLRDPKLSITPDDRLMIVAGGSVYEGKKLLGRQPRVTFSKDGREWTPTARTLEDGDWLWRVTWHGGKCYGIAYDASERTSEAALKAAETGKAEPGPADWKLKLVVSNDGVKYDLITHLDVPGHPNESTVRFLPDGEMVALVRREGGTKNGWIGHSKAPYKEWKWTETKHRFGGPNFIQLPDGELWAAGRVYPGGAKTALIKMTAEGEYEPVLTLKSSGDTSYPGMIWHDGQLWMSFYSSHEGKTSIYLAKIKVPLKAEKIGSRLEPFVDDYLLQRLTGSAQLVVQQPVAKEVVIAADAPWEGNTSAYYIVLHDGQKYRMYYRGSHYDTVTNKPAHRELVCYAESDDGLTFTKPELGLFEFNGSKQNNIVWDGEGTHCFSPFLDTNPKCAPDARFKAVTRVKGGLRAMKSADGIHWQAMAEQPVITHGAFDSQNIAFWDPNIGKYREYHRHFRTKVRDIMTGTSDDFLTWTEPKFLDYPGAAVEHLYTNAVQNYPGAEHILIGFPTRYLPPKSQTEPTFMVSRDGQTFHRYADAVIPPTAPQQRDGNRSNYMAWGLQRLPNNKNEWSVYAKEAYYTGNGSKLRRFTYRPDGLVALAADAKGGEAVTRPIIFSGSKLQLNLLTADKGSVRVELQDADGQPLKNFAADDCVPLTGDSLKQAVAWKNGSDLQSLAGQPVRVRLVLQDAKLFSLRFE comes from the coding sequence ATGAAAACAGCTCACTTTGTCCTGTCCGTCCTGGCATGTGCGTGTCTGCTGCCCATCGCAGCGGCCGCGGAGCCCGAAGTTGTCTCGGTCATCAAGATCTGGGACAAGGGAAATCACAATGCCTTCACCGATCTGATTCGCTGGCGCGACCAGTGGTACTGCACCTTTCGCGAAGCCGAGGGTCACGTCGGTGGCGATGGCCAACTGCGAGTGCTGGTCTCGGCGGATGGAACCACTTGGGAGTCCGCGGCTCTGATCTGCGAAAAGGGCATCGACCTGCGCGATCCGAAGTTGTCGATTACTCCCGACGATCGCCTGATGATCGTCGCCGGCGGCTCGGTTTATGAGGGGAAGAAACTTCTCGGCCGTCAGCCCCGCGTCACGTTTTCGAAAGATGGGCGCGAGTGGACTCCGACTGCCCGCACCCTGGAAGATGGGGATTGGCTATGGCGCGTGACCTGGCACGGCGGCAAGTGCTATGGCATTGCCTACGACGCTTCGGAGCGCACCAGCGAAGCCGCGCTGAAGGCCGCCGAGACCGGCAAAGCTGAACCGGGCCCCGCCGATTGGAAATTGAAGTTGGTCGTGAGTAACGACGGTGTGAAGTACGACCTGATTACGCACCTCGATGTGCCCGGTCATCCCAACGAGAGCACAGTGCGGTTCCTGCCCGATGGCGAAATGGTAGCCCTGGTGCGTCGCGAAGGGGGAACTAAGAACGGCTGGATCGGTCACAGCAAGGCTCCTTACAAAGAATGGAAATGGACCGAGACGAAGCATCGCTTCGGCGGGCCGAACTTTATTCAACTCCCCGATGGTGAATTGTGGGCAGCGGGGCGCGTTTATCCTGGCGGCGCGAAGACAGCACTCATCAAAATGACCGCCGAGGGTGAGTACGAACCGGTTCTCACGCTCAAGAGCAGTGGCGATACCAGCTATCCCGGCATGATCTGGCACGATGGCCAATTGTGGATGAGCTTCTATTCGTCGCACGAAGGGAAGACGTCGATTTACCTGGCAAAGATCAAGGTCCCGCTCAAGGCCGAGAAGATCGGTTCGCGGCTGGAGCCGTTCGTCGATGACTATCTGCTGCAGCGTCTCACGGGCTCGGCTCAACTCGTCGTGCAACAGCCCGTGGCGAAAGAGGTGGTGATTGCCGCCGATGCACCGTGGGAAGGAAACACCAGTGCGTATTACATCGTGCTGCACGACGGTCAGAAGTACCGCATGTATTACCGCGGCTCGCACTACGACACTGTTACTAATAAGCCGGCGCATCGCGAACTGGTTTGCTATGCCGAGAGTGACGACGGCCTGACGTTCACTAAGCCCGAACTCGGGTTATTCGAATTCAACGGGAGCAAGCAAAACAACATTGTGTGGGACGGCGAGGGGACGCACTGCTTCAGTCCGTTTCTCGATACGAATCCCAAGTGCGCGCCCGATGCCCGCTTCAAAGCGGTTACGCGCGTGAAGGGTGGCTTGCGCGCAATGAAGTCCGCCGACGGGATTCATTGGCAAGCAATGGCCGAGCAGCCGGTCATCACGCACGGCGCGTTCGATTCGCAAAACATCGCCTTCTGGGATCCGAACATCGGCAAATACCGCGAGTATCACCGGCACTTCCGCACTAAAGTTCGCGACATCATGACTGGCACTTCGGACGACTTTCTGACGTGGACCGAGCCGAAGTTTCTCGACTATCCGGGTGCCGCGGTTGAACATCTATACACGAACGCCGTGCAGAACTATCCCGGGGCCGAGCACATTCTCATTGGGTTTCCGACTCGCTACTTGCCACCCAAGTCGCAGACCGAGCCGACCTTCATGGTTAGCCGCGACGGCCAGACCTTTCACCGCTATGCCGACGCTGTGATTCCCCCGACTGCACCCCAGCAGCGCGACGGCAACCGCAGCAACTACATGGCCTGGGGCCTGCAGCGTTTGCCCAACAACAAGAACGAATGGTCGGTCTACGCCAAAGAAGCCTACTACACCGGCAACGGCAGCAAGCTGAGGCGATTCACTTATCGGCCCGATGGTCTCGTTGCTCTCGCGGCGGACGCCAAGGGGGGCGAGGCTGTCACGCGTCCCATTATCTTCAGTGGCAGCAAGCTGCAGTTGAATCTGCTCACGGCCGATAAGGGCTCGGTGCGCGTCGAACTGCAAGACGCCGATGGCCAACCCCTGAAGAATTTCGCTGCTGACGATTGTGTTCCCCTGACCGGCGACAGCCTCAAGCAAGCGGTGGCCTGGAAGAACGGCAGCGACCTGCAATCGCTGGCCGGCCAGCCCGTTCGCGTTCGCCTCGTTCTGCAGGATGCGAAGTTGTTCTCGCTGCGGTTTGAGTGA
- a CDS encoding SMP-30/gluconolactonase/LRE family protein, producing MRRRQFLQTAAAVSAGCLCHASLPTGQAAGVADQYAGLKTADYLGELTTLAKVVDRKVFTEGPCCDRAGNVYFTSTEVNKILKWDGKELTTFRENSGGANGLLFDQQGRLVACEGVAGRVTRTDLSTGGIEVLVDQFNGHPLGAPNDLCFDAKGRIYFTSRLPNLDPAKGNVNSVYRIDVDGKVAQVVHAPDIHMPNGIVISPDDKTLYLIEAHPQADFNRCILSFPLQADGTLGKGTRLIDFYPGRSGDGMAIDEQGNLYVAAGLHAPRKTSETLDTRPGIHVISPSGKLLAFVQTPEDTITNCRFGGADLKTLYITCGSLLLSLPTKIAGKASYRPEK from the coding sequence ATGCGACGACGTCAATTCCTGCAGACTGCCGCTGCCGTCTCGGCCGGCTGTCTATGCCACGCATCGCTGCCCACCGGTCAAGCGGCCGGAGTCGCCGATCAATATGCGGGGCTGAAGACGGCAGACTATTTGGGCGAACTGACAACGCTGGCGAAGGTAGTCGACCGCAAGGTATTCACCGAAGGCCCGTGTTGCGATCGCGCGGGGAATGTTTATTTCACCAGTACCGAAGTCAATAAGATCCTCAAGTGGGACGGCAAAGAGCTGACAACCTTTCGCGAGAACAGCGGCGGGGCTAACGGCCTGCTGTTCGACCAGCAAGGGAGATTGGTGGCCTGCGAAGGAGTGGCGGGGCGCGTAACGCGCACCGACCTGAGCACCGGCGGAATCGAAGTCCTGGTCGATCAATTCAATGGCCATCCGCTCGGTGCGCCGAATGACTTGTGCTTCGATGCGAAAGGGCGCATCTACTTTACGTCGCGGCTGCCGAATCTCGATCCGGCCAAAGGGAACGTCAACTCGGTCTATCGAATCGATGTGGATGGCAAAGTGGCGCAGGTGGTTCACGCGCCGGATATTCACATGCCCAACGGCATTGTCATTTCGCCCGACGACAAAACTCTCTACCTGATCGAAGCTCATCCGCAGGCCGATTTTAATCGTTGTATTTTGTCGTTCCCCCTGCAGGCCGATGGTACGCTCGGCAAGGGAACCAGGCTGATCGATTTCTATCCCGGCCGCAGTGGCGATGGGATGGCCATCGACGAACAGGGGAATTTGTATGTGGCCGCGGGGCTGCACGCACCGCGCAAGACTTCCGAAACGCTCGATACACGCCCGGGGATTCACGTCATCTCGCCCAGCGGCAAGCTGCTGGCCTTTGTGCAGACGCCCGAAGATACGATCACTAATTGCCGCTTTGGCGGTGCCGATTTGAAGACGCTGTATATCACTTGCGGCTCACTCCTCCTGAGCCTGCCGACAAAAATTGCCGGCAAGGCCAGCTATCGGCCGGAGAAGTAA
- a CDS encoding NAD(P)H-dependent flavin oxidoreductase, with translation MNDLLQKLRIRLPIIQAPMAGVSTPALAAAVCNAGGLGSLGIGSADVATARKMIAETRALTDRPFQVNLFCHERAVSDTAKEAAWLARFTPAFAQFGTQAPQQLRANYPSFVENEAMFELMRTERPPVISFHFGLPSEEWLAGLRNPGTVLLASATNLSEARAIANAGLDGVIAQGYEAGGHRGVFDPARGDDKLGVFALTRLIERQISLPVIAAGGIMDGAGIAAVLSLGASAAQLGTAFIACPESAASEDYRATLFSPVAEQTFVTRRLSGRDARALPNRLTELVAAASDDDVPAYPVAYDAAKQLIAAAKGAGVPGYGAYLAGQGAPLARAFPAAELLGILERELELALGRKLDEGT, from the coding sequence GTGAATGACTTGTTGCAGAAACTGCGGATTCGCCTGCCAATCATTCAGGCACCGATGGCGGGAGTATCGACACCGGCGCTAGCCGCAGCGGTTTGCAACGCCGGGGGACTCGGCTCGCTGGGAATTGGTTCGGCGGACGTGGCCACCGCGCGCAAGATGATTGCCGAGACGCGGGCGCTCACCGACCGCCCCTTTCAAGTCAATCTCTTTTGCCACGAACGGGCAGTCAGCGACACCGCCAAGGAAGCAGCCTGGCTCGCCCGGTTCACTCCCGCTTTCGCTCAGTTTGGTACGCAGGCACCTCAGCAACTGCGCGCGAATTACCCGAGCTTCGTAGAAAATGAAGCGATGTTCGAATTGATGCGCACCGAGCGCCCGCCGGTAATCAGTTTTCATTTCGGCTTGCCCAGTGAGGAATGGCTCGCCGGGCTGCGAAACCCGGGCACGGTTTTGCTGGCGTCGGCGACGAACTTGTCCGAAGCGCGGGCCATCGCCAATGCGGGTCTCGATGGAGTTATCGCTCAGGGTTACGAGGCGGGTGGACACCGGGGAGTATTTGATCCCGCGCGCGGCGACGACAAGTTGGGAGTATTCGCGCTCACGAGGTTGATCGAGCGTCAGATCTCGCTGCCGGTGATTGCAGCGGGGGGAATTATGGACGGTGCTGGCATCGCAGCTGTTCTTTCGCTCGGAGCAAGTGCAGCTCAACTGGGGACTGCTTTCATTGCGTGCCCTGAATCGGCCGCCAGTGAAGACTATCGAGCAACCCTCTTCAGCCCAGTTGCCGAGCAGACATTTGTCACCCGCCGCCTCTCCGGTCGCGATGCTCGCGCTTTGCCCAACCGGCTGACGGAACTTGTTGCCGCGGCCAGCGATGATGACGTTCCCGCTTATCCCGTTGCCTACGACGCAGCCAAGCAATTGATCGCCGCGGCCAAAGGGGCCGGTGTGCCGGGTTACGGCGCTTATCTCGCGGGGCAAGGCGCTCCGCTGGCGCGCGCGTTTCCCGCAGCAGAACTGCTGGGAATATTAGAGCGAGAACTGGAACTTGCGCTGGGGCGGAAACTTGACGAGGGGACTTAA